A window of the Mesorhizobium sp. genome harbors these coding sequences:
- a CDS encoding DUF3572 domain-containing protein, with translation MLRTSKTGGEREAAEALAIRALGFIASDAVLLPRFLSITGIEAKDIRAVAGQPGFLAGVLQFLLAHEPTLLQFAEAAQIDAAEVARACRALPFGDDMHERSS, from the coding sequence TTGCTGCGGACATCGAAAACCGGGGGCGAGCGCGAAGCGGCCGAGGCGCTGGCAATCCGCGCGCTCGGCTTCATCGCCTCCGATGCCGTGCTCCTGCCGCGGTTCCTGTCGATCACCGGCATCGAGGCGAAGGACATCCGCGCCGTCGCCGGCCAACCGGGCTTCCTCGCCGGCGTATTGCAGTTCCTGCTGGCGCACGAGCCGACATTGCTGCAGTTCGCCGAGGCGGCGCAGATCGACGCGGCCGAGGTGGCGCGAGCCTGCCGGGCGCTCCCCTTCGGCGACGACATGCATGAGAGGTCGAGTTGA
- a CDS encoding GNAT family N-acetyltransferase, protein MAADSILPLTPERWPDFEDLFGKQGACYGCWCTYFRLPPAARRQSNGQRNKDHMRDRIMAGPPPGLLAYSDGRAVGWMQIGPRADVPEWNNAGRVSAPLVADDAADSSVWAISCFFLRSSARGRGLTHRLVEAGLGFARQGGARVLEACPIDLSKDSRSVGLFVGSTRVFEKAGFACVATRKAGRPLMRYAL, encoded by the coding sequence ATGGCTGCTGACAGCATCCTGCCGCTGACGCCCGAGCGCTGGCCCGATTTCGAAGATCTCTTCGGCAAGCAGGGCGCGTGCTACGGCTGCTGGTGCACCTATTTCCGCCTGCCACCCGCGGCGCGGCGGCAGAGCAACGGGCAGCGCAACAAGGACCATATGCGCGACAGGATCATGGCCGGCCCGCCGCCCGGCCTGCTCGCCTATTCGGACGGCCGCGCCGTCGGCTGGATGCAGATCGGTCCGCGCGCCGACGTGCCCGAATGGAACAATGCGGGGCGGGTTTCGGCGCCGCTCGTCGCCGACGACGCGGCCGATTCGTCGGTGTGGGCGATCTCCTGCTTCTTCTTGCGTTCTTCGGCGCGGGGCAGGGGCCTGACCCATCGCCTGGTCGAGGCGGGCCTCGGCTTCGCAAGGCAGGGCGGCGCCCGGGTCCTGGAAGCCTGCCCGATCGACCTGTCGAAGGATTCGCGCTCGGTCGGTCTGTTCGTCGGCTCGACCCGGGTGTTCGAAAAGGCGGGCTTCGCCTGCGTGGCGACCCGCAAGGCCGGCCGGCCGCTGATGCGCTACGCGCTGTAG
- a CDS encoding DNA polymerase IV has translation MPSVNDPAHGFCRDCLTLQSKAARRCERCGSPRLTAHPELYSLHLAHIDCDAFYASVEKRDNPDLADKPVIIGGGKRGVVSTACYIARIHGVRSAMPMFKALEACPKAVVIKPDMEKYARVGREVRQMMQALTPLVQPISIDEAFLDLAGTERLHGMPPALVLARFARRVEKEIGITVSVGLSYCKFLAKVASDFNKPRGFSVIGEAEAVNFLAAQPVTLIWGVGKAFAAVLERDGLRTIGQLQRMERAELMRRYGTMGDRLYHLSRGEDERAVHVEREAKSVSAETTFNDDLSSAADLVPILRALSEKVSSRLKKSGIAGRTVVLKLKTHDFKLRTRNRQLADPTRLADRIFATGRELLAKETDGTRYRLIGIGVSDLTDDARADPPDLVDAQAGKRAKAEGAVDILRGKFGRAAVETGYTFGKGRNAHPPEALED, from the coding sequence ATGCCGTCTGTCAACGACCCCGCGCATGGTTTCTGCCGCGATTGCCTGACGCTGCAATCGAAGGCGGCGCGGCGCTGCGAACGTTGCGGCAGCCCCCGTCTCACAGCACATCCGGAACTCTATTCTCTCCATCTCGCCCATATCGACTGCGACGCCTTCTACGCCTCCGTCGAGAAGCGCGACAATCCGGATCTCGCCGACAAGCCGGTCATCATCGGCGGCGGCAAGCGCGGCGTCGTCTCCACCGCCTGCTACATCGCCCGCATTCACGGGGTGCGCTCGGCGATGCCGATGTTCAAGGCCCTGGAGGCCTGCCCTAAAGCCGTGGTGATCAAGCCCGACATGGAGAAATACGCCCGCGTCGGCCGCGAGGTGCGGCAGATGATGCAGGCGCTGACGCCGCTGGTCCAGCCGATCTCGATCGACGAGGCCTTTCTCGACCTCGCGGGCACCGAGCGCCTGCACGGCATGCCGCCGGCGCTGGTGCTGGCGCGCTTCGCCCGCCGGGTCGAGAAGGAGATCGGCATCACCGTCTCGGTCGGCCTCTCCTACTGCAAGTTCCTCGCCAAGGTAGCGTCGGACTTCAACAAGCCGCGCGGCTTTTCGGTCATCGGCGAGGCGGAAGCGGTGAACTTCCTGGCCGCGCAGCCGGTGACGCTGATCTGGGGCGTCGGCAAGGCCTTCGCCGCGGTGCTGGAGCGCGACGGGCTGCGCACCATCGGCCAGCTCCAGCGCATGGAGCGCGCCGAGCTGATGCGCCGCTACGGCACGATGGGCGACCGGCTCTACCACCTGTCGCGCGGCGAGGACGAGCGCGCCGTCCATGTCGAGCGCGAGGCCAAGAGCGTCTCGGCCGAGACCACCTTCAACGACGATCTGTCCTCGGCCGCCGACCTCGTTCCGATCCTGCGGGCGCTGTCGGAGAAGGTCTCGTCGCGTCTCAAGAAATCCGGCATCGCCGGCCGCACGGTCGTGCTGAAGCTCAAGACCCACGACTTCAAGCTCCGCACCCGCAACCGGCAGCTCGCCGACCCGACGCGTCTCGCCGACCGCATCTTCGCCACCGGCCGCGAGCTGCTCGCGAAGGAGACCGACGGGACACGCTACCGGCTGATCGGCATCGGCGTCTCGGATCTCACCGACGACGCCCGTGCCGACCCGCCCGACCTTGTCGACGCGCAGGCCGGCAAGCGGGCGAAGGCGGAAGGTGCGGTCGACATTCTGCGCGGCAAGTTCGGCCGCGCCGCGGTCGAGACCGGCTACACGTTCGGCAAGGGCCGCAACGCGCACCCGCCCGAGGCGCTGGAGGATTGA
- the dnaE gene encoding DNA polymerase III subunit alpha, producing the protein MTEERRIRDPLKRELAGLSQRGAEEARAPARPFIHLRVHSAYSLLEGALPLKKIVGHAIKDNQPAIAVTDTNNLFGALEFAQYASKDGVQPIIGCQLDTAFADASADAPPGHKKPRSTFPLVLIAATETGYANLVRLVSRAYLDNPAELGIQVSTAWLAELASGIICLTGGEGGPVGAALKDDHHAVAAERLDLLARIFDDRLYVELQRPAGYDRAVEAATVALAYDRRLPLVATNEAFFLAREDFEAHDALMAIAEGSVVAVDDRRRLTPDHHLRSQAHMAALFADLPEALDNTVEIAMRCSYFPKNRKPILPRFAGADVDDAEAAERAEAEELARQAREGLAMRLATRGLTEGFTAGQYAERLDYEIGIIQKMKFPGYFLIVSDFIKWAKAQGIPVGPGRGSGAGSLVAYALTITDVDPTRFSLLFERFLNPDRVSMPDFDIDFCQDRRDEVIRYVQGKYGRDQVAQIITFGTLQARAVLRDVGRVLQMPYGQVDRLCKMVPQNPANPVKLADAIAAEPRFQEEVEKEPVVQTLLDIAQKLEGLYRHASTHAAGIVIGDRPLSELVPMYRDPRSDMPVTQFNMKKVEDAGLVKFDFLGLKTLTVLETAVKLIRRRGIEIDLALLPLDDPKTYGMLSRGEVVGVFQVESAGMRKALIGMKPDRIEDIIALVALYRPGPMENIPTYNARKHGEEEIASIHPKIDHLVRETQGVIVYQEQVMQIAQELAGYSLGEADLLRRAMGKKIRAEMDQQRERFVSGAVERGVAKPQADFIFDLLAKFADYGFNKSHAAAYAIVSYQTAYLKAHHPVEFLAASMTLDMGNTDKLSEFRQDAMRLGIEVVPPSVRTSDRDFEVDGNRIFYSLAAIKGVGDAAVRHIVEKRREKQFADLEDFCERVDPKIVGKRVFESLIQAGAFDCFGHDRAAMMAGIERMMGLASRASEDAALGMSDMFGSASAARQQKLHLPAAEPWLPAERLQREFAAVGFYLSAHPLDEYRVVLDRMRVQGWADFQAAVKRGASAGRLAGTVTSAKERKTRTGNKMCVVNLSDMSGQYEAVLFSETLAQYRDLLVEGKSVVITVAAEDRPEGVNLRVNSVQALDEEAARHQKALRIFLRDPAPLNTLSSQLQQRGESQVSFVVLKGEGQGEVEIELPGRYRVDPRIAAAMRAVTGVVEVELV; encoded by the coding sequence ATGACGGAAGAACGGCGGATCAGGGATCCCCTGAAACGGGAATTGGCGGGCCTGTCGCAGCGCGGCGCCGAAGAGGCGCGCGCGCCGGCGCGGCCTTTCATCCACCTGCGCGTCCACTCGGCCTATTCGCTGCTCGAAGGTGCGCTGCCGCTCAAGAAGATCGTCGGCCACGCGATCAAGGACAACCAGCCGGCCATCGCCGTCACCGACACCAACAATCTGTTCGGCGCGCTGGAATTCGCGCAATACGCCTCGAAGGACGGTGTCCAGCCGATCATCGGCTGCCAGCTCGACACCGCCTTCGCCGATGCTTCCGCGGATGCGCCCCCCGGCCACAAGAAGCCGCGGTCGACCTTCCCGCTTGTCCTGATCGCGGCGACCGAGACCGGCTACGCCAATCTCGTCCGTCTCGTCAGCCGCGCCTATCTCGACAATCCGGCCGAGCTGGGCATCCAGGTCAGCACCGCATGGCTGGCCGAACTCGCTAGCGGCATCATCTGCCTCACCGGCGGCGAAGGCGGACCGGTGGGCGCCGCACTCAAGGACGACCATCATGCCGTGGCGGCCGAGCGGCTCGACCTTCTCGCCCGCATCTTCGACGACCGCCTCTACGTCGAGCTGCAGCGTCCGGCCGGCTACGACAGGGCGGTCGAGGCCGCCACCGTGGCGCTCGCCTACGACAGGCGGCTGCCGCTGGTCGCCACCAACGAGGCCTTCTTCCTCGCGCGGGAAGACTTCGAGGCGCATGACGCGCTGATGGCGATCGCCGAGGGGTCGGTCGTCGCCGTCGACGATCGCCGCCGGCTCACTCCGGACCACCACCTCAGGAGCCAGGCCCACATGGCGGCGCTCTTCGCCGACCTGCCCGAGGCGCTCGACAACACGGTCGAGATCGCCATGCGCTGCTCTTATTTTCCGAAGAACCGCAAGCCGATCCTGCCGCGCTTCGCCGGCGCCGACGTCGACGACGCCGAAGCCGCCGAGCGCGCCGAAGCCGAGGAGCTCGCCCGCCAGGCGCGCGAGGGGCTGGCGATGCGGCTCGCCACCCGCGGCCTGACGGAAGGCTTCACGGCCGGGCAATATGCCGAACGGCTCGACTACGAGATCGGCATCATCCAGAAGATGAAGTTCCCGGGCTACTTCCTGATCGTGTCCGACTTCATCAAATGGGCCAAGGCGCAAGGCATACCGGTCGGACCGGGCCGCGGCTCGGGCGCGGGCTCGCTGGTCGCCTATGCGCTGACCATCACCGATGTCGACCCGACCCGCTTCTCGTTGCTGTTCGAGCGCTTTCTCAATCCCGACCGCGTGTCGATGCCCGACTTCGACATCGACTTCTGCCAGGACCGTCGCGACGAGGTCATCCGCTACGTCCAGGGCAAATACGGCCGCGACCAGGTCGCGCAGATCATCACCTTCGGCACGCTGCAGGCGCGCGCAGTGCTGCGCGACGTCGGTCGCGTGCTGCAGATGCCCTACGGCCAGGTCGACCGGCTGTGCAAGATGGTGCCGCAGAACCCGGCCAACCCGGTCAAGCTGGCGGACGCGATCGCGGCCGAGCCGCGCTTCCAGGAGGAGGTCGAGAAGGAGCCGGTGGTCCAGACCCTGCTCGACATCGCGCAAAAACTCGAAGGCCTCTACCGCCACGCCTCGACGCACGCCGCCGGCATCGTCATCGGCGACCGGCCGCTCTCCGAGCTCGTCCCGATGTATCGCGACCCGCGCTCCGACATGCCGGTGACGCAGTTCAACATGAAGAAGGTCGAGGACGCCGGCCTCGTCAAGTTCGACTTCCTCGGCCTGAAGACGCTGACCGTCTTGGAAACGGCGGTGAAGCTGATCCGCCGGCGCGGCATCGAGATCGATCTCGCGCTTTTGCCGCTCGACGATCCGAAGACCTACGGGATGCTCTCGCGCGGCGAGGTCGTCGGCGTGTTCCAGGTGGAATCGGCCGGCATGCGCAAGGCGCTGATCGGCATGAAGCCGGACCGGATCGAGGACATCATCGCGCTGGTGGCGCTCTATCGCCCCGGCCCGATGGAGAACATTCCGACCTACAATGCCCGAAAGCACGGCGAGGAGGAGATCGCCTCGATCCATCCGAAGATCGACCATCTGGTGAGGGAGACTCAAGGGGTCATCGTCTACCAGGAACAGGTGATGCAGATCGCCCAGGAACTCGCCGGCTATTCGCTGGGCGAAGCCGACCTTCTGCGCCGCGCGATGGGCAAGAAGATCCGCGCCGAGATGGATCAGCAGCGCGAGCGGTTCGTCTCGGGCGCCGTCGAGCGCGGGGTCGCCAAGCCGCAGGCCGACTTCATCTTCGACCTCTTGGCGAAATTCGCCGACTACGGTTTCAACAAGAGCCACGCGGCCGCCTACGCGATCGTCTCCTACCAGACCGCCTATCTCAAGGCGCACCATCCGGTCGAGTTTCTCGCCGCGTCGATGACGCTCGACATGGGCAACACCGACAAGCTGTCGGAATTCCGCCAGGACGCGATGCGCCTCGGCATCGAGGTCGTGCCGCCCTCGGTCAGGACCTCCGACCGCGACTTCGAGGTCGACGGCAACCGCATCTTCTATTCGCTCGCCGCAATAAAGGGCGTCGGCGACGCGGCGGTGCGCCATATCGTCGAGAAGCGGCGCGAGAAGCAGTTTGCCGACCTCGAGGATTTCTGCGAGCGCGTCGACCCGAAGATCGTCGGCAAGCGGGTGTTCGAGAGCCTGATCCAGGCCGGAGCCTTCGACTGTTTCGGCCACGACCGCGCGGCGATGATGGCCGGCATCGAGCGGATGATGGGGCTCGCCTCCCGGGCGTCCGAGGACGCCGCGCTCGGCATGTCCGATATGTTCGGCTCGGCCTCGGCGGCCAGGCAGCAGAAGCTGCATTTGCCGGCAGCCGAGCCGTGGCTGCCGGCGGAGCGGTTGCAGCGCGAATTCGCCGCGGTCGGCTTCTATCTGTCGGCGCATCCGCTGGACGAATACCGGGTGGTGCTCGACAGGATGCGCGTGCAGGGCTGGGCCGACTTCCAGGCGGCGGTGAAGCGCGGCGCCTCGGCGGGGCGGCTGGCGGGCACCGTGACCTCGGCCAAGGAGCGCAAGACCCGCACCGGCAACAAGATGTGCGTCGTCAACCTCTCCGACATGTCCGGGCAATACGAGGCAGTCCTGTTCTCCGAGACGCTCGCCCAGTACCGCGACCTCCTCGTCGAGGGAAAGTCGGTGGTCATCACCGTCGCCGCCGAGGACCGGCCGGAAGGCGTTAATCTGCGCGTCAATTCGGTGCAGGCGCTCGACGAGGAAGCGGCCAGGCACCAGAAGGCGCTGCGCATCTTCCTACGCGACCCCGCTCCGCTCAACACGCTGTCGTCGCAGCTGCAGCAGCGCGGCGAGAGCCAGGTCTCCTTCGTGGTGCTGAAGGGCGAGGGCCAGGGCGAGGTCGAGATCGAACTGCCCGGCCGCTACCGCGTCGATCCACGCATCGCCGCCGCCATGCGGGCGGTGACCGGCGTGGTCGAAGTGGAACTGGTGTAA
- a CDS encoding SH3 domain-containing protein, producing MNEKHDGWSDEFEFHPHVVEAGRRRKSIDDCRRVLGLPTIAEEEENDRKLAEETRIRNLDQAGLCREAVDEVSAYWNLSDAAKGAVGEALRRQYSTEACLLALGRSGPAMGASPQVQSPGLAIGAPDFPTGYIQNAKSNFANLRENPGKFSRILRPLANGTEVVLLGMKPSPSSGHAYCRVLTRDGVAGYVDYELVNGNCFLDSTQTSYLMEVERQEKMEAFRLFRDIAVIGLGLALTRK from the coding sequence TTGAACGAAAAGCACGACGGCTGGTCCGACGAATTCGAATTCCACCCTCACGTGGTCGAAGCCGGCAGGCGGCGCAAGTCGATCGACGACTGCCGGCGGGTCCTGGGCCTTCCGACGATCGCGGAGGAGGAGGAAAACGACAGGAAGCTGGCCGAGGAAACCAGAATCCGAAATCTCGACCAAGCAGGCCTCTGCCGGGAAGCAGTCGACGAGGTCAGCGCCTATTGGAACCTGTCGGACGCTGCCAAAGGGGCGGTTGGCGAAGCCCTGCGCAGGCAATACTCGACGGAGGCATGTCTGCTTGCATTGGGCCGGTCGGGGCCCGCCATGGGCGCAAGTCCGCAAGTCCAGTCGCCTGGTCTGGCGATCGGCGCTCCGGACTTTCCGACCGGCTACATCCAGAACGCCAAGTCGAACTTCGCCAACCTGCGAGAAAATCCGGGCAAATTCTCCCGCATCTTGAGACCTCTTGCCAACGGCACGGAAGTGGTCCTTCTCGGCATGAAGCCGTCGCCTTCATCGGGCCACGCCTATTGCAGGGTGCTGACCCGCGACGGCGTCGCCGGATATGTCGACTACGAACTCGTCAACGGAAACTGCTTCCTGGATTCGACGCAGACGAGCTACCTCATGGAGGTCGAGCGGCAGGAGAAGATGGAAGCATTCCGTCTGTTCAGGGATATTGCCGTCATCGGGCTTGGACTGGCGCTGACGCGAAAATAA
- a CDS encoding Stf0 family sulfotransferase has product MSARAYIICATPRTGSTLLCRLLKSTGRAGDPDSFISRFIPEWAEAWGVPPAESLSQEDFARAYLAAAIKAGQGGTDMFGLRLMRENVADLDRFIDLVHPGLPPGRARFERAFGPLLYVHLSRRDKVGQAISLVKAEQSGLWHVAPDGSELERLAPPAEPYYDFARLHREVTDLENFDAEWNIWFAAQGIEPHRIVYEDLAADPAGELERLCAALGVVAPEAVDVKPAVAKLADATSRDWAERYRREADSMRQARSASVRGRWVFSPEHDGGGS; this is encoded by the coding sequence CTGAGCGCACGCGCCTACATCATCTGCGCCACGCCGCGCACCGGCAGCACGCTGCTTTGCCGCCTGCTGAAATCCACCGGCAGGGCAGGCGATCCCGATTCCTTTATCAGCCGCTTCATTCCCGAATGGGCGGAGGCCTGGGGCGTGCCTCCAGCCGAAAGCCTCTCGCAGGAGGACTTCGCCCGCGCCTATCTCGCCGCGGCGATCAAGGCGGGGCAGGGCGGCACGGACATGTTCGGGCTGAGGCTGATGCGCGAGAATGTCGCCGATCTCGATCGTTTCATCGACCTCGTCCATCCGGGCCTTCCTCCCGGCCGCGCCCGCTTCGAACGCGCTTTCGGGCCGCTGCTCTATGTCCACCTGTCGCGGCGCGACAAGGTCGGGCAGGCGATCTCGCTGGTGAAGGCCGAGCAGTCGGGCCTGTGGCACGTCGCGCCGGACGGTAGCGAACTCGAACGTCTCGCGCCCCCGGCGGAGCCGTATTACGACTTCGCCCGGTTGCATCGCGAGGTGACGGACCTCGAAAACTTCGACGCGGAGTGGAACATTTGGTTCGCGGCGCAGGGGATCGAGCCGCATCGGATCGTCTACGAAGACCTGGCGGCCGATCCGGCCGGCGAACTGGAGCGGCTGTGCGCGGCGCTCGGGGTCGTGGCTCCCGAAGCCGTCGATGTGAAGCCGGCGGTGGCCAAGCTGGCGGACGCCACGAGCCGCGACTGGGCGGAGAGGTATCGGCGGGAAGCTGACTCGATGCGCCAGGCGCGTTCGGCAAGTGTCCGGGGACGGTGGGTTTTTTCGCCCGAGCATGACGGCGGAGGGAGTTAA